The following proteins come from a genomic window of Sorghum bicolor cultivar BTx623 chromosome 3, Sorghum_bicolor_NCBIv3, whole genome shotgun sequence:
- the LOC8059197 gene encoding transcription factor MYB58, whose protein sequence is MGRSPCCDKTRVKRGPWSQEEDAILRSFVQRFGNAGNWIALPHKAGLKRCGKSCRLRWLNYLRPELRHGGFTDEEDNLILSLYGELGSKWSVIASRLPGRTDNDVKNYWNTKLKKRYLAASTREEGRPPPTSPPAATPSGDDSTAAAGSDQQAQRQDEPLLLPLTPPALTDLDDTGTAAFVDTGARATVVVDDDMLLFKSEQLYAELVGLVDEKQSSQQATTGASAGSRDEASTATPSSSLSGTTSSSPTVSSSSGSCTLWPDTTLLPESTTGLFDDYGVGDAFGVALLPAYYFQDLMAASSYDDVTATVAQDLLYYQ, encoded by the exons ATGGGGCGGTCGCCGTGCTGCGACAAGACGAGGGTGAAGCGGGGCCCGTGGTCGCAGGAGGAGGACGCCATCCTCAGGAGCTTCGTCCAGAGGTTCGGCAATGCCGGCAATTGGATCGCCCTGCCGCACAAAGCAG GGCTGAAACGATGCGGTAAGAGCTGCCGTCTTCGCTGGCTGAACTACCTCCGCCCCGAGCTCCGACACGGCGGCTTCACCGACGAGGAAGACAACCTTATCCTGTCCCTCTACGGCGAGCTTGGAAGCAa GTGGTCGGTGATAGCGTCCAGGCTCCCCGGACGGACGGACAACGACGTCAAGAACTACTGGAacaccaagctcaagaagaggtACTTGGCGGCGTCCACAAGAGAAGAAGGAAGGCCGCCGCCGACATCACCACCAGCGGCGACTCCTAGCGGCGATGatagcaccgccgccgccggcagtgACCAGCAGGCCCAACGACAAGATGAACCCCTTCTTCTTCCGCTGACACCTCCAGCCCTCACCGATCTCGATGATACAGGTACAGCCGCGTTTGTTGACACGGGTGCACGTGCtaccgtcgtcgtcgacgacgacatGCTCCTCTTCAAGTCCGAGCAGCTGTACGCCGAGCTCGTGGGCCTCGTCGATGAGAAGCAATCGTCTCAGCAGGCCACAACTGGAGCGTCCGCTGGTAGCAGGGACGAAGCGTCGACAGCGACGCCATCGTCCTCGTTGTCTGGAACAACAAGCAGCAGTCCGACGGTTAGCAGCAGCTCAGGTAGCTGCACCTTGTGGCCCGACACAACGCTGCTGCCCGAGTCCACCACCGGCCTGTTCGACGATTACGGTGTTGGTGACGCGTTCGGAGTGGCTCTGCTGCCTGCGTACTACTTCCAAGACCTGATGGCGGCCTCGTCCTACGACGATGTTACTGCTACGGTGGCGCAGGATTTGCTGTACTACCAGTAG
- the LOC8059198 gene encoding uncharacterized protein LOC8059198 has product MRREGRQHGWVFTVDPTLVDAEGKCRSRAVQVEGAAAAAANGGFVRVPRKPTNHSKPAVGRAYKGQIGKGSEAGSGSRHKFKHDEVKMYYLDLQ; this is encoded by the coding sequence ATGCGTCGCGAGGGCCGGCAGCACGGGTGGGTGTTCACCGTCGACCCCACCCTGGTCGACGCGGAGGGCAAGTGCCGGTCCCGCGCGGTGCAGGTcgagggcgcggcggcggcggcggccaacggcgggttcgtcAGGGTGCCGCGCAAGCCCACCAACCACTCCAAGCCCGCCGTCGGCCGCGCGTACAAGGGCCAGATCGGCAAGGGATCAGAGGCCGGGTCCGGCAGCAGGCACAAGTTCAAGCACGACGAGGTCAAGATGTACTACCTCGACCTCCAGTGA
- the LOC8059199 gene encoding glutathione S-transferase T3: MENQGEDFLSGILFDGQHDHVSGSDDIPITQQQTQSSPEVEVVASRGNKGTKRSKNFNVEEDELICEGWLIASKDPIHGANQNRTGFWGKVHAHFEKHNKGTTPRTESSILHRWLTIQTVVNKFCSCYEGIERRNQSGTTIQDKIAAALKVFSGVDNKEGKKCNVVPCWNILKEEDKWKTRRIELVQMEKQASAGNKNKKKSTKVSRPREEEGNNNEKEGNDDTAAAAETAATKRGEGVKKAKANLRRGGGEACLEAIDNMWAKKELADNEKEKAKNERFMLSYELDKQSLELEKKSAEAEDKRAEADLMKQEKEIMLADMTSLNALQREWLDIMQKDILARRHGN, encoded by the exons ATGGAGAATCAAGGAGAAGACTTTTTGTCTGGGATTCTTTTCGACGGACAACATGACCATGTTTCTGGTTCGGATGACATTCCAATTACTCAGCAACAAACTCAGTCTAGTCCAGAGGTGGAAGTTGTTGCTAGTCGTGGTAACAAGGGGACCAAGAGGTCTAAAAATTTTAATGTTGAAGAAGACGAGCTAATTTGCGAAGGATGGTTGATTGCTAGCAAAGATCCCATCCACGGGGCCAACCAAAACCGTACCGGGTTCTGGGGTAAGGTGCATGCTCACTTTGAGAAGCACAATAAGGGTACAACTCCAAGGACAGAGAGTTCAATCCTGCATAGATGGCTCACAATTCAAACAGTAGTGAACAAGTTTTGTTCGTGTTATGAAGGGATTGAACGTAGAAATCAAAGTGGTACAACTATACAAGACAAG ATTGCCGCAGCCCTCAAGGTGTTCTCGGGAGTAGACAACAAGGAGGGGAAGAAGTGCAATGTTGTGCCTTGTTGGAACATACTTAAGGAGGAAGACAAGTGGAAAACAAGGAGGATTGAACTTGTACAGATGGAGAAACAAGCATCTGCAGGAaacaagaacaaaaagaagtCCACCAAGGTGTCTCGGCCAAGGGAAGAGGAAGGAAACAACAATGAGAAGGAGGGCAATGAtgatactgctgctgctgcagagaCTGCAGCAACCAAAAGGGGCGAAGGAGTGAAAAAGGCTAAAGCAAACCTTAGGCGAGGGGGTGGGGAAGCTTGCTTGGAAGCAATCGACAACATGTGGGCAAAAAAGGAGCTGGCTGACAATGAAAAGGAGAAGGCAAAGAATGAGAGATTTATGTTGTCATATGAGCTAGACAAGCAATCGCTAGAGCTAGAGAAGAAAAGTGCTGAAGCGGAGGACAAAAGAGCTGAAGCCGACTTGATGAAGCAAGAGAAAGAAATTATGCTTGCGGACATGACCTCCCTTAACGCGCTGCAGCGTGAATGGCTTGACATTATGCAGAAGGACATTCTCGCTAGACGTCATGGAAATTAA
- the LOC8059200 gene encoding uncharacterized protein LOC8059200, with product MRREGRQHGWVFTVDPSLVDAEGKQCRSRAVQVDGAAAANGGFVRAPRKPTNHTKPAVGRAYKALIGKGEAGSGRGRHKFKHDEAKMYHLYLEGADDAYADAMLEFDW from the coding sequence ATGCGTCGCGAGGGCCGGCAGCACGGGTGGGTGTTCACCGTCGACCCCAGCCTGGTCGACGCGGAGGGCAAGCAGTGCCGTTCCCGCGCGGTGCAGGTcgacggcgcggcggcggccaacggcgggttcgtcAGGGCGCCGCGGAAGCCCACCAACCACACCAAGCCCGCCGTCGGCCGCGCCTACAAGGCGCTGATCGGCAAGGGAGAGGCTGGGTCCGGCAGGGGCAGGCACAAGTTCAAGCACGACGAGGCCAAGATGTACCACCTCTACCTCGAGGGCGCCGACGACGCCTACGCGGATGCGATGCTGGAGTTCGACTGGTAG